A genomic segment from Sulfuritalea hydrogenivorans sk43H encodes:
- a CDS encoding integron integrase, producing the protein MVSNNSCVADESAASPRLLDRVRGRLRVKHYSPRTETAYLGWIRRYIMFHGKRHPAGMGKPQVEAFLTSLAVERRVAASTQAQALSALLFLYREVLAVELPWLDAVTRAKQPSRLPTVLTQAETAALLGRVADSECQLILRLLYGSGMRLLECLQLRVKDLCLTRREIVVRGGKGGKDRVTMVPARLAVALHAQLARVRALHEADRVAGRGDACLPDDMALAHPRLPYGFGWQYVFPAAGLSVDPQSGRLRRQHVCAKRIQRAVKKAAQDAGLTKLVSVHTLRHSFATHLLESGCDIRSVQELLGHSDVSTTMIYCHALNSGERAVPSPLDGLLDSQSFPRRSTPT; encoded by the coding sequence ATGGTGTCCAATAACTCCTGTGTTGCGGATGAGTCTGCCGCGTCGCCGCGCCTGCTTGACCGGGTGCGGGGCCGGTTGCGCGTCAAACACTACAGCCCGCGCACCGAAACGGCATATCTGGGATGGATTAGACGCTATATCATGTTCCATGGCAAGCGCCACCCGGCCGGCATGGGCAAGCCACAGGTGGAAGCCTTTCTGACCTCGCTGGCGGTGGAACGAAGGGTTGCCGCATCGACCCAGGCGCAAGCCTTGAGCGCCTTGCTGTTTCTTTATCGCGAAGTGCTCGCGGTCGAGCTTCCCTGGCTCGACGCGGTGACGCGGGCAAAGCAGCCGTCGCGCTTGCCGACCGTGCTGACACAGGCGGAAACGGCCGCCCTGCTCGGCCGGGTCGCCGACAGCGAATGCCAGCTGATCCTGCGCCTGCTCTATGGCTCGGGCATGCGTCTGCTGGAATGCCTGCAACTGCGTGTCAAGGATCTGTGCCTGACTCGGCGCGAGATCGTGGTGCGTGGCGGCAAGGGCGGCAAGGACCGCGTGACGATGGTGCCAGCCCGATTGGCCGTGGCGCTGCACGCGCAGCTTGCCCGCGTCAGGGCCCTGCACGAGGCGGACCGCGTGGCCGGGCGCGGTGACGCGTGCCTGCCCGACGACATGGCACTTGCCCATCCGCGGCTGCCTTACGGCTTCGGCTGGCAGTATGTGTTCCCGGCGGCGGGCCTGTCGGTCGACCCGCAATCGGGCAGGCTGCGCCGCCAACACGTCTGCGCGAAGCGCATCCAGCGTGCCGTCAAGAAGGCGGCGCAAGATGCCGGGCTGACCAAGCTGGTGTCGGTGCATACGCTGCGCCATTCCTTCGCCACGCATTTGCTCGAGAGCGGTTGCGACATCCGCAGCGTGCAGGAGTTGCTGGGCCATTCCGATGTTTCCACCACCATGATTTACTGCCACGCCCTCAACAGCGGCGAGCGCGCCGTGCCCAGTCCGCTTGACGGGCTGCTAGACTCGCAATCGTTTCCCCGACGGAGCACCCCGACATGA